Proteins encoded in a region of the Sphingomonas sp. HMP9 genome:
- the gspM gene encoding type II secretion system protein GspM has product MTGLRTWFEGRSLRERRLLLVMAALAVLTLLWAVIIRPVGDGLSSARERHADAVTRLGETRAQVATLRDIQRTRATPLTGTLADVVRAEADQAGFALASLDQDGASRVRVGIQSARPAALTAWLARLERLGILVDSVAMTDKDDKTVAVALTLKARAA; this is encoded by the coding sequence ATGACCGGACTGAGGACGTGGTTCGAAGGGCGCTCGCTCCGGGAGCGGCGGCTGTTGCTGGTCATGGCCGCGCTCGCAGTGCTGACCTTGCTGTGGGCGGTAATCATCCGTCCGGTCGGCGATGGCCTGTCGAGCGCGCGTGAGCGGCATGCCGACGCGGTGACGCGGCTCGGCGAGACGCGGGCCCAGGTCGCGACGTTGCGGGATATACAGCGGACGCGCGCGACGCCCTTGACCGGTACGTTGGCCGACGTCGTGCGCGCCGAGGCGGACCAGGCCGGTTTCGCGCTGGCCTCGCTCGATCAGGACGGGGCGAGCCGGGTGCGGGTCGGCATCCAGTCGGCGCGTCCTGCTGCACTGACGGCGTGGCTCGCGCGGCTCGAGCGGCTCGGGATCCTCGTCGATTCGGTGGCGATGACCGACAAGGACGACAAGACCGTCGCCGTCGCGCTCACGTTGAAGGCGCGCGCGGCATGA